From the genome of Luteitalea sp.:
CGCACGGGCTTGCCGCCCTCGACGACCGTCGAGTGCATCGGCCGTCGATACCCCACACCGGCCACATTCTCGGCGAGATGGATCGTGGTATTCGCGTCGTGGCCGACCCCGAGCAGCAAGACCTGGCCGTCGAGCTCATAGACGCGGCCAACCGGGCTCTCTAGACCGTGCGGTATGTCCATGGGATGCGCCGCAGTGACGTCCTCGGCCTGCGGCCCGGTCGCCGCGAACGCATGCGGGCTGTCGCTGCGGAGGACGTCCGGCATCCTCCAGAATGTATCGGCCACGACACCCATCCCCAGGCACGGGGTGTCTTCCCGATCGAAGGGGTGATCATCATCGTCAGTCATGCTGGGCATGACGAGCGTACCCGCGGAACCCAGCGCCTCCCGAAGTGCCGCGATCAGACCTTGCGGCCCGCCTTCAACAGGAGCGACCTTCGAGAACGCCGTGTGCACGACGAGGATGCCCCCACGCTGTACCCCAAGCGCAATGAGTTGGTCGGTTACTTCACGCAGGACGACGGTTCGGGGCGACATTGATTCAGGTCCCTGTGCTCGGATCGTATACCGTCGACGCTCGGTACTTTCGGAGCAGCTCGAAGAGCACGACGCCCCCGGCCACCGCGACATTCAGAGACTGTTTGCGCCCAAGCATCGGCACCCGAACGTGGACGTCTGCGGTCTCGGCCAGGCACGGATCCACGCCGTCCACTTCATTGCCGAAGATCAAGCACACGGGAAAGACCGGCCGCCAGTCGTACAGATCAACGGCGCACACGGACGTTTCGATAACCGCGATCTCCCAGCCGCGCTCGCAAAGCTCGGCGGCGAGGGGCACCGCGTGGTCGCGCCGCTCCCATGGCAGCGTGGCCTCGGCTCCGAGCGCCGTCTTGGCGATGCCGCGATGCGGCGGGTAGCCAGTGTAGCCGGTGAGGTAGAGCCGCTCGATTCCGGCGGCGTCGCCCGTCCGGAAGAAAGCGCCGACGTTGTAGACGCTTCGCACGCAGTCCAGCACCACGGCCACCGGCAGCCGGCCGAGCGTCTCGTAGGGCGCCCCGGTCAGCGTCGCTCTAAAGGGAAGAGCCTCCATTCAAGGGATGATACTTCGAGGTCGCGTACGCCGAACGCGAGGTAACGGCCACCTCGGCGAGGCGGCCCTACCTAACCCTTACCTAACCCCGGGGCCAGCGGAAGAAGAACAGTCGTATCTGCCATAATGCTCTGCGCGGCTTCACCGGAGAAGCCTTCTCGTTTCGGACGACTGTGTATGCACATTCTTGGAATTCGAGCTCGCCAAGCGGCGTCGCTCCTCACCTTTTTCTTGCTGTTCTGCTCGCTCACCAGCTGCGGCTCCGACAGGCGAGCTGCCGAGCTTCCCGCCGGCGATCCAGACAATGGCGGCTTACGGCTGCCCGAGGGGTTCGAGGCGGTGGTCGTGGCGGACGAGATCGGACCAGCGCGACATCTCGTCCTCAACGATAATGGTGATGTCTACGTCAAGCTGCGGCGATCGTACAAGGATGGGACGCTCGTTGCCCTGCGCGATACGAGCGGCGACGGCAAGGCCGATATCATCGAGCGATTCGGCGTCCTCGATGACATCGGTAGCTATCACACGAGCGTCGCGCTCTATAACGGCTTTCTCTATTTCAGCACCGACCTCACCGTCTACCGGCAGCGGCTCACACCCGACGACCTGCTGCCGGCGGGCGAGAGGGAAGTCGTGCTCATCGACGACCACGAGCACGGATCGCACGAGCACATCGCAAAGCCACTGTCCTTCGATGACCAGGGCAATATGTACGTGGCGTTTGGCGCACCAACCGACGCCTGCCAGGAGCCGAATCGAACGCCGGGCGTGTCCGGCCTCGATCCGTGCCCGAATCTCGACCAGCACGGGGGGATCTGGCGCTTCGACGCCAATAGGCTCGACCAAAGGCAGCGCGACGGCGAGAAGTACGCAACCGGGATACGAAGCGTCGTCGCCATGGACTGGAACCCCGTGGACCAGCAGCTCTACGTCGTGATGCACGGGCGCGATCACCTGTTCCGGCTCTGGCCCGAGCTCTTCTCGCGGTGGCAGAGCGCCGTCCTCCCATCGGAGGAGTTCATCCGTGTCACCGACGGTTCCAATTTCGGTTGGCCCTACTGCTATCACGACTACCGGCGAGACGCGAAGGTGCTGGCACCCGAGTACGGCGGGGACGGCGCGACGATAGGGAGGTGCAGTGAGTTCGATCGACCGCTGGTCGGATTCCCCGGCCACTTTGCGCCGAACGGGCTGCAGTTCTACCGTGGCGATCAGTTTCCGGAGCATTATCGAAACGGCGCATTCATTGCCTTCCATGGCTCTACCATCAGGAACCCCTACTCGCAGGCCGGCTATTTCGTTGGGTTCGTCCCGTTCAAGGACGGCAGGCCGTCTGGCGATTGGGAAGTCTTCGCAAATGGGTTCGCCGGCGTCGATCCAATCGTCAACACGGGCGACGCGATTCACCGGCCGATGGGGCTGACCCTGGGACCGGACGGGTCCCTGTACATCAGCGACTCGATCCGAGGGACGATCTGGCGCGTAATGTACAAAGGAGATCGGCAATCGTTTGGCGCTGCACAGCGAGCAGCGATGGAACGGGAGAAGCGCACGGCCGTCAATGTCCGGACGCCCGACCAAGAGAAGGACGACCTCGAGCGAGGCGTCACGCTGGCAGGTGAGGCCATCTACAACATGTACTGTGCGGCCTGCCATCAGCGGGACGGAAAGGGCGCTCCGGGCCGCTTCCCCCCCGTCGCGGGAGCCGAGTGGGTCACCGGCGACAAACGGCGGTTGGTTGCCGTGATTCTAAACGGACTGGATGAGCCCATCGAGGTACGAGGTGAGCGATACAATACGCCAATGCCGGGGCATGGCTTCTTGACCGACGAGCAGATCGCCAAGGTGGCCAGCTACGTCCGACAGAACTTCGGTAATAATGCTGACGCCGTATCCGCGCGAGAGGTCGCCAAGCTGAGAAATGCGCCCGCTCGAACGCCGTAGCGCAGGCCTTTAGGCCTGCCATGCGGCATAGGCAGGCCTAAAGGCCTGCGCTACGACCGACCGCGTGTGCCAAGACCAGGGATCTATGGGAAATGAACCGATGCAGTACAAGCGGGCATTGATTACGGGTGGCGCAGGTCTGATCGGATCACATATCGCCGATCGACTCGTCGCCGAGGGCATCGAAGAAATTGTCGTCCTCGACAATCTGACCCGCGGCCGGCGCGAGAACCTCGCGTCCGCGATGGCCTCCGGCAAGGTGACGCTCCTCGAAGGCGACATTCGCGA
Proteins encoded in this window:
- a CDS encoding TrmH family RNA methyltransferase — translated: MEALPFRATLTGAPYETLGRLPVAVVLDCVRSVYNVGAFFRTGDAAGIERLYLTGYTGYPPHRGIAKTALGAEATLPWERRDHAVPLAAELCERGWEIAVIETSVCAVDLYDWRPVFPVCLIFGNEVDGVDPCLAETADVHVRVPMLGRKQSLNVAVAGGVVLFELLRKYRASTVYDPSTGT
- a CDS encoding c-type cytochrome — encoded protein: MHILGIRARQAASLLTFFLLFCSLTSCGSDRRAAELPAGDPDNGGLRLPEGFEAVVVADEIGPARHLVLNDNGDVYVKLRRSYKDGTLVALRDTSGDGKADIIERFGVLDDIGSYHTSVALYNGFLYFSTDLTVYRQRLTPDDLLPAGEREVVLIDDHEHGSHEHIAKPLSFDDQGNMYVAFGAPTDACQEPNRTPGVSGLDPCPNLDQHGGIWRFDANRLDQRQRDGEKYATGIRSVVAMDWNPVDQQLYVVMHGRDHLFRLWPELFSRWQSAVLPSEEFIRVTDGSNFGWPYCYHDYRRDAKVLAPEYGGDGATIGRCSEFDRPLVGFPGHFAPNGLQFYRGDQFPEHYRNGAFIAFHGSTIRNPYSQAGYFVGFVPFKDGRPSGDWEVFANGFAGVDPIVNTGDAIHRPMGLTLGPDGSLYISDSIRGTIWRVMYKGDRQSFGAAQRAAMEREKRTAVNVRTPDQEKDDLERGVTLAGEAIYNMYCAACHQRDGKGAPGRFPPVAGAEWVTGDKRRLVAVILNGLDEPIEVRGERYNTPMPGHGFLTDEQIAKVASYVRQNFGNNADAVSAREVAKLRNAPARTP
- a CDS encoding AAC(3)-VI family aminoglycoside N-acetyltransferase; translation: MSPRTVVLREVTDQLIALGVQRGGILVVHTAFSKVAPVEGGPQGLIAALREALGSAGTLVMPSMTDDDDHPFDREDTPCLGMGVVADTFWRMPDVLRSDSPHAFAATGPQAEDVTAAHPMDIPHGLESPVGRVYELDGQVLLLGVGHDANTTIHLAENVAGVGYRRPMHSTVVEGGKPVRYDYDEIDHCCRRFNLLDGWLEAEGRQRRGTVGHAEARLARSRDIVEAALARLQEEETVFLHPAGWCNECDEARASLGPAASG